The following proteins come from a genomic window of Nicotiana tomentosiformis chromosome 12, ASM39032v3, whole genome shotgun sequence:
- the LOC104116343 gene encoding large ribosomal subunit protein eL18y-like, with product MGIDLKAGGKSKKTKRTAPKSDDVYLKLLVKLYRFLVRRTGSKFNAVILKRLFMSKTNKPPLSLSRLISYAKGKEDKIAVIVGTITDDVRAYDVPTLKVCALKFTKTARARIEKAGGECLTFDQLALRAPLGQNTLLLRGPKNAREAVKHFGPAPGVPHSHTKPYVRSKGRKFERARGRRKSRGYKV from the exons ATG GGGATAGATCTGAAAGCGGGAGGTAAGAGCAAGAAGACGAAGCGCACAGCGCCTAAGTCTGACGATGTTTACTTGAAACTCCTTGTCAAG CTTTACCGATTTTTGGTGCGGAGGACCGGAAGCAAGTTCAATGCTGTGATTCTTAAGCGGCTATTTATGAGCAAGACCAACAAACCACCCCTTTCCCTTTCGAGGTTGATATCTTATGCCAAAGGAAAG GAGGATAAGATTGCTGTCATTGTCGGTACCATTACGGATGACGTTAGGGCTTATGATGTTCCGACACTGAAGGTGTGTGCTTTAAAGTTCACAAAAACTGCAAGGGCAAGGATTGAGAAGGCCGGTGGAGAGTGTTTGACATTTGATCAGCTTGCTCTTAGGGCCCCACTTGGTCAGAACACG CTTCTCCTCAGAGGTCCTAAGAATGCTCGTGAAGCAGTGAAGCACTTTGGTCCAGCACCTGGTGTTCCACACAGCCACACCAAACCATATGTGCGTTCAAAGGGAAGAAAGTTTGAGAGGGCACGTGGAAGAAGAAAGAGCAGGGGTTACAAAGTTTAA